In Pedobacter sp. SL55, the following proteins share a genomic window:
- a CDS encoding xanthine dehydrogenase family protein molybdopterin-binding subunit: MGFFDEPFDLMATTDRRVEGVAKVTGAGKYAAEYQVNGLCHAVLVGSTVAAGTIKSINIDNAKQVSGVLEIITHLNKPFVPGLADEAKIKEARLGFAIFHTDKIYFKGQPIAMIVAETLEDATYAASLVTASYEKTEAHVDFDAALKNVQLTAAGKDRGNTDALNNATQVVEAEYNIKSEVHNPMEMHATIAEWKADDKLKLFDKNQGVNSVQRTFAKLFNIPTDNIEVISEFVGGGFGSGLRVWPHALACIMAAKQVKRPVKLMLTRPQMFHSVGYRPAAWQKIKLGANADGKFVGIHHQAKNGTSVYENFNEGITRVTRLIYHFENLKTEAATVPLNLSTPTWMRGPGDCTGDFAIESAIDELSYKLNIDPVALRMKNLALDKHPDNGMPWSTNYINECIEKGAQMIGWKDRKPAHSQSIDGDWSIGYGMAVGAWNAGRGNASAGIQMQKDGAITVQTAMTDIGTGTGVSMQNIAHEQTGISKNKINIELGNSNLPPAPSQGGSNGLSSIGGAVVAVVSALKLKLAGYASAQNEAYQNAAPADILLSDSGISLKTPNNQFISYAALWEKNNLDVLEVEASSGPGAERQKYAFCSSAAHFCKVRVNRKTGKVKLERMVTVADGGKIISEKAAANQMSGAAVGGIGMALMEEQQTDERLGTLVGNDFAGYHFPVNADAPIIEVAFVNKPDPNINPQGSKGLGEVGIIGTAAAIANAIYNATGKRLRDLPITPDKVLLG; the protein is encoded by the coding sequence ATGGGATTTTTTGATGAACCTTTTGATTTAATGGCAACAACCGATAGACGTGTAGAAGGCGTAGCCAAAGTAACTGGCGCTGGCAAATACGCTGCAGAATATCAAGTCAACGGACTTTGCCATGCCGTGTTAGTAGGTAGCACTGTAGCCGCTGGCACTATTAAAAGTATTAACATAGACAATGCCAAGCAAGTAAGTGGCGTGCTAGAGATAATTACACACTTAAATAAGCCCTTTGTACCAGGTTTAGCCGACGAAGCAAAAATTAAAGAAGCTAGATTAGGTTTTGCCATTTTTCATACCGACAAAATCTATTTTAAAGGCCAGCCAATTGCCATGATAGTTGCAGAAACCTTAGAAGACGCTACTTATGCGGCATCTTTAGTAACGGCAAGCTATGAAAAAACCGAAGCTCACGTAGATTTTGATGCGGCGCTTAAAAACGTTCAGCTTACTGCGGCAGGAAAAGATCGTGGAAATACAGATGCCTTAAACAACGCTACACAAGTAGTTGAGGCCGAATACAACATTAAATCCGAGGTGCACAACCCAATGGAGATGCATGCCACCATTGCTGAATGGAAAGCTGATGATAAACTGAAACTTTTCGACAAGAACCAAGGCGTAAATAGCGTACAGCGTACTTTTGCCAAGCTATTTAATATCCCAACGGATAACATTGAAGTGATTAGCGAATTTGTAGGTGGCGGGTTTGGCTCTGGTTTACGGGTTTGGCCCCATGCCTTGGCTTGCATTATGGCGGCAAAACAGGTTAAACGCCCAGTAAAACTGATGTTAACCCGTCCACAGATGTTTCACTCGGTGGGTTATCGCCCTGCGGCTTGGCAAAAAATCAAATTAGGTGCTAATGCCGATGGCAAGTTTGTAGGCATACACCACCAAGCTAAAAATGGAACATCTGTTTACGAAAATTTTAATGAGGGCATTACTCGTGTAACCCGACTGATTTATCATTTCGAGAACTTGAAAACCGAAGCAGCCACAGTTCCGCTAAATTTATCTACACCAACTTGGATGCGTGGCCCCGGCGACTGTACCGGAGATTTTGCCATAGAAAGTGCTATTGATGAGTTGAGCTACAAACTTAACATAGACCCTGTGGCTTTAAGAATGAAGAACTTGGCCTTAGACAAACATCCAGATAATGGAATGCCGTGGTCTACCAACTACATTAACGAGTGTATTGAAAAAGGTGCCCAAATGATAGGCTGGAAAGATAGGAAACCAGCGCACTCGCAAAGTATTGATGGCGATTGGAGCATTGGCTATGGCATGGCTGTAGGCGCTTGGAATGCCGGCAGAGGCAATGCAAGCGCAGGCATACAAATGCAGAAAGACGGAGCTATTACCGTACAAACGGCGATGACCGACATTGGTACCGGAACCGGAGTTTCGATGCAGAACATTGCCCACGAACAAACAGGGATTTCTAAAAACAAAATTAATATTGAATTAGGCAATTCTAACCTCCCACCTGCACCTAGTCAGGGCGGCAGTAACGGCTTATCTTCTATTGGCGGGGCGGTTGTGGCTGTCGTAAGTGCATTAAAATTGAAGCTGGCAGGATATGCCTCGGCACAAAATGAGGCTTATCAAAACGCTGCACCTGCTGATATTTTACTATCGGATAGTGGCATTTCGTTGAAAACACCAAACAATCAGTTCATCAGCTATGCTGCACTTTGGGAAAAAAATAATTTAGACGTTTTAGAAGTTGAGGCAAGTTCTGGCCCGGGAGCCGAGCGACAAAAATATGCGTTTTGTTCTTCCGCAGCGCATTTTTGCAAAGTAAGGGTTAACCGAAAAACGGGAAAAGTAAAACTAGAAAGAATGGTAACCGTAGCCGATGGTGGTAAAATCATCAGCGAAAAGGCGGCAGCCAACCAAATGTCTGGCGCAGCGGTGGGCGGTATTGGGATGGCCTTAATGGAAGAACAGCAAACCGACGAACGTTTGGGCACTTTGGTAGGTAATGATTTTGCGGGCTATCACTTTCCGGTAAATGCCGATGCGCCAATTATTGAAGTTGCTTTTGTGAACAAACCAGATCCGAATATCAATCCGCAAGGTTCTAAAGGTTTAGGCGAAGTAGGTATTATTGGTACAGCGGCAGCCATTGCCAATGCCATTTACAATGCCACAGGAAAGCGATTGAGAGATTTACCAATTACACCAGATAAGGTATTGTTGGGGTAA